GTTTCACTATGTATCAAGACATGATACATTGTGATGCTTGGAAATGTGACATATTAGGTACATTAGATATCATGTTTATTAATTAGGCCATATGATGCAGATGCAGTGTAGCTTGTTAATGGCTCAGTGGTTATGGGACAGGATCAGGAAGTCAAGGGTTCAAACCAGACTGACCAACCTAGCCCTCAGTTGCTTGGTCTGTTTtgcaaaataatttaaataaaaaaaacatctcccAAATGCTTCatgataaatgtaaattaaatgtaactgACAGATACAGAGTAATTGGGATCATTGTGTCCTGCTTGGCTTTAAAACTGCAgatgtattttacattttaacaaaCTTAAACCACTATGTATGATATGTATTCGTTGCACGGCAGCACTGGGTGAAAAAGCATGTGGCCAAGCTATTAGCCCTTGGTGCTAATTGATGGGAAAAGTACCTGGTATTAATCTTTTAcgccagtggtccccaaccaccgggccgcgaaCCGGTGCtggtctgtgggtcatttattaccgggccgcacagaaggAATACATAATTAGAGATCGTTACATcagcaataaaaacactacttttttactggtgttattgtccccaatcacccctaggtgggagcagcgtgttgttgcagcgaaaaaagctcatttgtgagtagtattgttattccATTTCAAATCTAGGgtttgtgaaattatatcttatatgaaaccggtccttGGTGCAAAAAAAGGTTGGAGACCGCTGTTTTACGCATCGTTTTGTTTGATCCATGCAGCTTGTTAACCACAGCAAATGTACGGGTTTACAGGTCCCAGCCATACCTTTAAGCTAATATGTAAATATGCAcaaaaatgctgtcatcttaAAAGTACCATATGTCCTACACTTTAAAAGAATTTCAGTCTTttaaagaatgttaagtgtTAACTTTGTATTGGGACATATCTTTAAAATTacagaggaaaaaaaagtgCAAGATTTTTTCCAAAAAGTAGCATTCACCAAAATACAACAGATCTCACCGGTGTCAGCCAAATCTACAAATTCCATTTAGGTTTTGCAGCATTTGCAGCTGCAGTTCTTGgaatattacttttttattgccAATTTTATACAGCCACAAAAATGCACATTGTTTTGCTTTGTTAAGCATAAGAAATAATATTTTTGGTCTTTTTGCCTTAATTAAATTTTGTTCAATCAAATGATGAGACTTCAGGAATAAGATCATGGGCTAAGGGTATTgttacaataaaacaacaataaacaaaattGCTACACTcctaataacaattaaaattcAAGTAAAGGTGAATTCCAgtccataataataaaaagtcctTAATATCCATTCAGCATTGTTTTATTACCTTATTACAGACCCTGTGTATTTCCAACATACATCCCTGAACTTGAAAGTAAAACACATTCATACAGTGTTTGCTACCAGTTCTCATCAGAAAAAGAGCTTGAACTGCCTGAATCTGAGTCTGCATCAGTCAATCCAAAGTCCCAGTCTACACTGGAGCCACTGTCATCATCCTCTTCACTAATAAAGTTCTGTCCTGAACTAAGGCAAGCTGTGTAAATGCGTGCAGAAAGGCTTATCGAACCAAACGAAGACCCGAACATGGTGACCACGTTTTTCCAAGTGTCTCTAGAGGAGTCATACTCGTGTATGACAAGTCTGTTTTTGTTGTGATGAACAATGGCAAGAGTAAGGAGTAACAGTTTGTTGTTGTGTTGCACCACTTGGTAGTTCAGAGCACTGCTGTCGATGGGTATGTCCACAATGCGCCTCCATTCTCCTCTGACCGGGTTGTACGCCTTCACCACTGGGATGTCGCAAAgacagatgatctggtcctgaaAGACGCAGGCTTTGTGCAGCTTATTGCGTTTTAACGAGCCACGCTGGAGCCACTGGTTTTTCTTGGGCTCATAGCAGAGTATTCTTCTCTTGTTTACAACGTAAAGTTGCTCATTGACTGTTACAACTTGCATCTTACCTAAGGAATGAGGCAAAGGGGCTATGAACGTCCACTGATTTCTTTGAATGCTGTAACACTCAACTTCCTTGAGTCTGGCATCTGATACAGAATCTCTTCCACCAAGAATGTAAATGTGCCCATTAAGGTACCCTATGTATGAGTGCATTCTTCCAAGCAGTCTCTCAGCCAGCTCTTGCCAGCAGTTCAGCAGAGGATTATACACCCAAAAGTGCTTTGACAGGTGCGACGCTATGTACAGGTTGTTATCTGGGGTGCTACAGACTAAAAATGTTTCCATGGGTGAACGTTTAAAGTTTTGAACGTTTAAATTAATGGCGGGAGACGCCATTGAGTAAATATCTTCCGTGTAAGGATCATAACACATGAAAGGTTCATTGGGTCTTCCAAAGAAAAGCACCATTTCTCTTGCAGTCTTACCAATTCTGTGCTTGGCATGATTTAAAGTCAGAGGTCTATCTCCAGTAGTACTGAAATCTGTGAAATatgaaatgtgtttgtgtatgaaagGTTTCGACTTGAGGCTTTCTAAGTATAACCTCTCGTTTTCTGTGAACAAGGACCATCTGACACATTGAAGGATCTGCAATGCATCTTTATCCAGAGGCAGATTATGTTCAATCCACTGAAGTGCCACAGTGCACACCTTGCTTTCACAATCAACATCCAGAAAGTCCAAAGTGAGGATTTCTTTTATTAGTTTCATGTCCAGTTCACACAGCTCTTTCCCACTGGCACTAAGCTTGGCAAAGTGCTTTGCGATGAAGGTCTGAGCTTTGCTTTTCAGGTCTGGATTGTCAAAGGTGTCTGCAAATTTTAAGATCCCAGTGCAGTTAGATAGGTCCAGCCTTCTTGACATGAAATCAGCACAGGCATGTCGGATGTACTCCACCTGCAGCATGTTAGCAGCTGTGTAAAGTCTTTGCACGTTGCTTTCTGTGATTGTCACTTTACCTGTGTAACAGTAGTTAATGATCTGAGCCATGGAGTCTGCATCCACATCGTGAATCGTGATCTTGCTCTGGGTGCTCTCATACAACCCTCCTGTAAACATGCTCTTAAAATAAGGACTTGCTGCTGCCAGAATGTTGCGATTACACTGAAAACGTTTGGCTGTTTCAGTTTTGCTGGAAGATCCTGAAGATCCTGAAGATCCATCCTGATCTGAACCCACCTCGATTGTAACATCAACCAGAAGTTGAGAGTCGTAGAACAATTTCAGTTCTTTCATAAGATTTAATGCATGATCTGAATCCTCTAGCTCCTCTGGACCGCTGAAATAGTTCGCTGTAGCCATTTCCAAGCCTTTTATAGGTATGACACCTCAAACAACTCGATTATATCCACAATGTTAACAATAATAAGGTGAACCCGCATCCAAACTGCACAACGGTCACCGGCTTTCTATTCAGCTAGGCTATCTAATTCATTCCCATATGTAACATAGTAACACGCTCTCTCAACCCAGTAACAGACGTACTTCCTTTGCTTTATAGCGGAGCTATGTTTAAAGAATACATTTTCACTTAATATAACAGTTTATTCTCCATTATAagaataaattatattttagtaAACCTGTATCTACCGCTTGTCGGTTGACTCATCTTTCGGCGATCTAGCGTAGCACGGTGCTATCAAACTTGCTAACAAAAAAGCGCTCAGTACAAGCCACTGATTGGTTAAAATACCAAGCGCTTGATCTTACGTTTGGTTGACTTGACATCAAGCCTGTTTCGAATCCGTTTTAAAAGGAGTCGATTCTAAAAGATTCAAACATTCTAAAAAATGACTCTACAGAGTCTTATCTGGCAATGTCTCCCATGTGTTAAAGGGATTAAATGCTTTAACTATTGTGTATTCCTTTCAGATTACTTTTTTTAAGATagtgcttaataataataaaaacaacaataataaaaagactatcttatcttatcttatcaacaataataatagggcagtggtagctcaactGCAGCTGATACTGTTAAATAGGCTGTTCCCCAAGCAAACAGAAGCGTTTAGTCAAGTATTTATAATGCaggataattaaaaataaagattgtacatttatttacatctctcGTGTTTAGTCACTAGCAACAATATATACAATTTGTTGGTACATATTTAATGTGATTCCTGGGTTACAGTTGTAGTTCATCTTCAAAGTCTTTAATAGTAAATTGATGTGTGAATAGTAAAgtgatgtttttttaatgtatcaTTTATTTTGCACTTCAGGCTGCAATAACATTTCTGTCACTTAAATATTAGtagcattatttttaaataagatcAAGGTGTCACTTGTTTTAAGACACCCGTCCGTGAAAAACatctattaagaaaacaggACAGAATAACGTTGAAAGAACGTTCTAATGaaacattcatacaaccaaaatggaacgttaagggaacgttcagAGGACCTTATTTTGAATGTTCTTAGAACATTCCAAGACAACGTTTCCAGAACGTTCTATGAACGTTTTCATAACTTAAAAAAAACGTTCTgagaacatcaagaaaactggacaaaataacgtt
The Trichomycterus rosablanca isolate fTriRos1 chromosome 12, fTriRos1.hap1, whole genome shotgun sequence genome window above contains:
- the kbtbd7 gene encoding kelch repeat and BTB domain-containing protein 7 yields the protein MATANYFSGPEELEDSDHALNLMKELKLFYDSQLLVDVTIEVGSDQDGSSGSSGSSSKTETAKRFQCNRNILAAASPYFKSMFTGGLYESTQSKITIHDVDADSMAQIINYCYTGKVTITESNVQRLYTAANMLQVEYIRHACADFMSRRLDLSNCTGILKFADTFDNPDLKSKAQTFIAKHFAKLSASGKELCELDMKLIKEILTLDFLDVDCESKVCTVALQWIEHNLPLDKDALQILQCVRWSLFTENERLYLESLKSKPFIHKHISYFTDFSTTGDRPLTLNHAKHRIGKTAREMVLFFGRPNEPFMCYDPYTEDIYSMASPAINLNVQNFKRSPMETFLVCSTPDNNLYIASHLSKHFWVYNPLLNCWQELAERLLGRMHSYIGYLNGHIYILGGRDSVSDARLKEVECYSIQRNQWTFIAPLPHSLGKMQVVTVNEQLYVVNKRRILCYEPKKNQWLQRGSLKRNKLHKACVFQDQIICLCDIPVVKAYNPVRGEWRRIVDIPIDSSALNYQVVQHNNKLLLLTLAIVHHNKNRLVIHEYDSSRDTWKNVVTMFGSSFGSISLSARIYTACLSSGQNFISEEDDDSGSSVDWDFGLTDADSDSGSSSSFSDENW